In Papaver somniferum cultivar HN1 unplaced genomic scaffold, ASM357369v1 unplaced-scaffold_135, whole genome shotgun sequence, one DNA window encodes the following:
- the LOC113333881 gene encoding uncharacterized protein LOC113333881 translates to MALLKHILTPIPLYYFSLFKAPISIINILENKMRNFLWEYKDSGSKSSHLINWKMVMAVRKRGGLGILNLRLMNQALLAKWSWRFGVEKAQLWCKLMVEKYGSDFSYWTPKKVKSPHGVSCWRIIVDCSNLVTKYYSLRIHSGTLTSFWHDRWLGDSCFMDSFNNLYKLDKGYNASVADHITADGCWKFVFKRNLTDAESNSLAAFLQIIGSTPPSLQGRSDCRGWLLHSSGVFSVKTLYAELNSNAGNDNFPHGFVWITCIPPKVNFYCGVLFMES, encoded by the coding sequence ATGGCTCTTCTTAAACATATTCTTACTCCTATtcctttatattatttttcacttTTCAAAGCTCCAATTTCCATCATTAATATTTTGGAGAACAAAATGAGGAACTTTCTATGGGAGTATAAAGATTCAGGCAGTAAGAGCTCTCATTTAATCAATTGGAAGATGGTTATGGCTGTAAGAAAAAGAGGAGGGTTGGGAATTCTGAATCTTAGGTTGATGAATCAAGCACTTTTGGCTAAATGGAGTTGGAGATTTGGGGTGGAAAAGGCGCAGCTGTGGTGCAAACTTATGGTGGAAAAGTATGGCTCTGATTTCTCTTACTGGACTCCAAAAAAAGTTAAATCTCCTCATGGTGTCTCTTGTTGGAGAATTATTGTTGATTGTAGTAATCTGGTAACAAAATATTATTCTCTTAGAATACATTCAGGTACTCTCACTTCTTTTTGGCATGACAGATGGCTTGGAGACTCTTGTTTTATGGACTCTTTCAATAATCTGTACAAACTAGACAAGGGGTACAATGCTAGTGTTGCTGATCATATTACAGCAGATGGATGTTGGAAGTTTGTATTTAAGAGAAATCTAACAGATGCGGAATCAAACTCTCTAGCTGCTTTTTTGCAGATTATCGGTTCTACACCTCCTAGTCTACAAGGAAGATCTGATTGCAGAGGATGGTTGTTGCACTCAAGTGGAGTTTTCTCAGTAAAAACATTATATGCGGAGTTAAACAGCAATGCAGGAAATGATAACTTTCCTCATGGCTTTGTCTGGATTACATGTATTCCACCTAAAGTTAATTTTTACTGTGGTGTGTTGTTCATGGAAAGTTGA